In the Streptomyces formicae genome, one interval contains:
- a CDS encoding thioesterase II family protein — protein sequence MTVADSSDLWLRRYHPAPDAPARLVCFPHAGGSASFYFPVSAALQNDSDVSILQYPGRQDRRNEPLVDDIGQLADRIAPLMAPLFDRPVVFFGHSMGAIVAYEVARRLGADGHTPASLFVSGRRAPSTHRAETVHQRDDDGLMADVKALSGTDTQVLGDEEILRMVLPAIRSDYRAIETYGTENGTVDSAITALIGDKDPKSTVEEANAWRAHTTGEFRLQVFDGGHFFISSRAPEVIEVLREGLRGSVAVG from the coding sequence ATGACAGTTGCCGACAGCAGCGACCTCTGGCTCCGCCGCTACCACCCCGCACCGGACGCCCCGGCCCGTCTCGTGTGCTTCCCGCACGCCGGCGGATCCGCGAGCTTCTACTTCCCCGTATCGGCCGCGCTCCAGAACGACAGCGACGTCTCGATCCTTCAGTACCCCGGCCGCCAGGACCGCAGGAACGAGCCGCTCGTGGACGACATCGGTCAACTGGCCGACCGGATCGCCCCCTTGATGGCACCGCTCTTCGACCGCCCCGTCGTGTTCTTCGGGCACAGCATGGGCGCGATCGTCGCGTACGAGGTCGCCCGGCGGCTCGGCGCCGACGGCCACACGCCCGCGAGCCTCTTCGTCTCCGGCAGGCGCGCCCCCTCGACGCACCGCGCGGAGACGGTCCACCAGCGGGACGACGACGGGCTCATGGCCGACGTGAAGGCGCTGAGCGGCACCGACACCCAGGTCCTCGGCGACGAGGAGATCCTGCGGATGGTGCTGCCCGCCATCCGCAGCGACTACCGGGCCATCGAGACGTACGGCACCGAGAACGGCACGGTCGACAGCGCGATCACCGCGCTGATCGGCGACAAGGACCCGAAGTCGACGGTCGAGGAAGCCAATGCGTGGCGGGCCCACACGACGGGCGAATTCCGTCTCCAGGTGTTCGACGGGGGCCACTTCTTCATCAGCTCCCGTGCCCCGGAGGTGATCGAGGTGCTGCGCGAGGGGTTGCGCGGCTCCGTCGCGGTCGGCTGA